In Primulina huaijiensis isolate GDHJ02 chromosome 16, ASM1229523v2, whole genome shotgun sequence, a single genomic region encodes these proteins:
- the LOC140960985 gene encoding uncharacterized protein, producing MATGQVRHLYDEGCASLWWEGATYAVDVATLMWARFKELFFGKYFPADVRGLLTREFMSLRQGDLTVVEFIRKFDRSYHFVPIIVGCQSRAAELHGWIETHPSSGHHADEEGRKAADCLRNKGPTTGRAYVMHAEEAEAALDSTLITGRIYIAGVPMHALLDSGATHSFISESFVKRLGIIPVAMDSRFRVSIPSGDQMFTSRIVKRLELRLQKYAVHADLIVLPLPEFDIILGMD from the exons ATGGCGACGGGCCAGGTGCGCCATTTATATGATGAGGGATGTGCGtccctatggtgggagggagctaCATATGCAGTGGATGTGGCTACTCTTATGTGGGCCAGATTTAAAGAGTTGTTCTTCGGAAAGTATTTTCCAGCTGACGTCAGGGGCCTCCTGACGAGGGAATTCATGAGTCTCCGACAGGGGGACTTGACGGTGGTGGAGTTTATCCGCAAGTTTGATAGGAGCTACCACTTTGTGCCTATTATTGTCGGATGCCAATCAAGAGCTGCGGAACTTCATGGATGGATTGAGACCCATCCTTCGTCGGGACATCATGCTGATGAG GAGGGCCGTAAAGCAGCAGATTGCCTTAGGAACAAGGGCCCCACTACTGGCCGGGCTTATGTGATGCACGCCGAGGAGGCTGAGGCAGCACTAGACTCGACACTGATTACCG gGAGGATATATATTGCAGgtgtacccatgcatgcattgctagattcaggggctacgcaTTCGTTTATATCCGAATCTTTTGTGaagcgactaggaatcataccagtAGCGATGGATTCAAGGTTCAGAGTATCGATCCCATCCGGGGATCAGATGTTCACTTCTCGGATAGTGAAGAGATTGGAGCTCCGGTTACAGAAGTATGCGGTGCACGCAGATTTGATAGTGCTACCTCTACcggagtttgacatcatattggGTATGGACTGA